A single genomic interval of Shewanella halotolerans harbors:
- a CDS encoding peptidoglycan D,D-transpeptidase FtsI family protein, producing the protein MSKQAKRKQKPQLIHWRLYVVVGFVCLLFTSLVGRAAYIQIIEPEKLRHESDMRTLRTTSNEVHRGMITDRNGEMLAVSVPVKAVYADPKVVHDRNGFADMRRWQALADVLHEPKEEILARVQTNPKKRFTYLKRQVTPAVAEYIKQLKLPGVYLKAESRRYYPTSEISAQLVGLTNIDDKGIEGIESTYNDWLTGTPTKHKVRKSRDGHVVERLDTVQTGESSNDLVLSIDQRIQQLAYREIKRATEINQATSASIVVLDVHTGEVLAMANTPSYNPNSRDNLQSYRMRNRALTDAYEPGSTIKPFVVAAALEAGTIKEDQIFKTHPGRVRIGGKIVRDGRNYGDMSLADVLVHSSNVGMTQIALSMPVQELLGYYQAMGLGNYSGINLPGESAGLIHDRRRWSDFERATLSFGYALTVTPLQIARMYAMLGSGGVLYPSSILKLKKEPEGEQVISPEVARSVMQMLIGVTEPGGTAKKAHIDGYPVAGKTGTARKAVAGGYGEDYVALFAGVAPVHNPRLAMVVVVNEPKGDRYYGGDVAAPVFAKVMSGALQMLNVEPISAREKVQLAGNVRRGE; encoded by the coding sequence ATGAGCAAGCAGGCGAAACGTAAACAGAAACCACAGCTGATCCACTGGCGTCTCTACGTCGTGGTCGGTTTCGTGTGTCTGCTGTTTACCAGCCTGGTGGGCCGCGCCGCCTATATTCAGATCATTGAGCCGGAAAAATTGCGTCACGAGAGTGACATGCGCACCCTGCGTACCACGAGTAACGAGGTACACCGCGGCATGATCACCGACCGCAACGGTGAGATGCTGGCGGTGAGCGTACCGGTCAAGGCGGTTTACGCCGATCCTAAGGTGGTGCACGATCGTAACGGTTTTGCCGATATGCGTCGCTGGCAGGCGCTGGCCGACGTGTTGCACGAGCCCAAGGAGGAGATCCTCGCGCGGGTGCAGACCAATCCCAAGAAACGTTTTACCTACCTCAAGCGTCAAGTCACACCTGCGGTGGCCGAGTATATCAAGCAGCTCAAGCTGCCCGGCGTCTACCTCAAGGCCGAATCACGCCGCTACTATCCCACCAGTGAGATCAGCGCCCAGCTGGTGGGCCTGACCAATATCGACGATAAGGGTATCGAAGGGATCGAGAGCACCTACAACGACTGGCTCACAGGTACGCCCACCAAGCACAAGGTGCGTAAGTCCCGTGACGGCCACGTGGTGGAGCGCCTGGATACGGTACAGACCGGCGAGAGCTCTAACGATCTGGTGCTGAGTATCGATCAGCGTATCCAGCAGCTGGCTTACCGCGAAATCAAGCGTGCTACCGAGATCAACCAGGCTACCTCGGCCTCTATCGTGGTGCTCGACGTGCACACCGGCGAGGTGTTGGCCATGGCGAATACCCCCAGCTACAACCCTAACTCCCGAGATAACCTGCAAAGCTATCGCATGCGTAACCGCGCCCTGACTGACGCCTATGAGCCGGGTTCCACCATCAAGCCCTTCGTGGTCGCCGCGGCGCTCGAGGCCGGCACCATCAAGGAAGATCAGATCTTCAAGACACATCCGGGCCGCGTGCGTATCGGCGGCAAGATAGTGCGTGACGGTCGCAACTATGGTGACATGTCACTGGCCGATGTCTTGGTGCATTCCAGTAACGTGGGGATGACACAGATCGCCTTGTCGATGCCGGTACAGGAGCTGCTGGGTTACTACCAGGCCATGGGGCTGGGTAACTATTCTGGCATCAATTTGCCGGGCGAAAGCGCCGGTCTTATCCATGACCGTCGTCGTTGGTCCGATTTTGAGCGGGCAACCCTCTCCTTCGGTTATGCCCTGACCGTTACACCACTGCAGATCGCCCGCATGTACGCCATGTTGGGTAGCGGCGGCGTGCTCTATCCCTCTTCGATCCTCAAGCTGAAGAAGGAACCCGAGGGTGAGCAGGTGATCTCACCCGAGGTGGCCCGCAGCGTGATGCAGATGCTGATCGGGGTAACTGAGCCAGGCGGCACCGCAAAGAAGGCCCATATCGACGGTTACCCGGTTGCGGGTAAGACGGGAACCGCCCGTAAGGCCGTGGCCGGTGGCTATGGTGAAGACTATGTCGCACTATTTGCCGGAGTCGCGCCCGTACACAATCCGAGACTTGCCATGGTGGTGGTGGTCAATGAGCCCAAGGGCGATCGTTATTATGGCGGCGATGTGGCCGCTCCCGTGTTTGCCAAAGTGATGTCAGGGGCACTACAGATGTTAAATGTTGAGCCGATTAGCGCTCGAGAAAAAGTTCAATTAGCCGGTAATGTCAGGAGGGGCGAATAG
- the rsmH gene encoding 16S rRNA (cytosine(1402)-N(4))-methyltransferase RsmH produces the protein MTQEFAHLSVLLTETVAGLNIKPEGIYIDGTFGRGGHSREVLKQLGPNGRLIAIDRDPQAIAAAEQFADDARFSIVHGGFGQLAQYVDDLGLRGKIDGILFDFGVSSPQLDDAERGFSFLRDGPLDMRMDNSQGETAAEWLARAEIEDMAWVFKTYGEEKNARHIARCIAADRDKTPFLRTKELADLIARVSKSKERNKHPATRVFQAIRIYINSELEQIDQALEGAVTVLAPQGRLSVISFHSLEDRMVKRFIRRHSQGESVPHGLPLTEAEINKTRLLKAVGKAIKPSAEEIDRNARARSSVLRVAERLDY, from the coding sequence ATGACTCAAGAATTTGCGCATTTATCCGTGCTGCTGACGGAAACGGTAGCCGGACTCAACATCAAGCCAGAGGGCATCTATATCGATGGCACCTTCGGCCGCGGCGGACACTCTCGTGAAGTGCTCAAGCAATTGGGCCCTAATGGACGCCTGATCGCCATCGACCGTGATCCCCAGGCGATCGCCGCCGCAGAGCAATTTGCCGATGATGCGCGTTTCTCAATCGTTCACGGTGGTTTCGGCCAGCTGGCCCAATATGTCGACGATCTCGGCCTCAGAGGCAAGATCGACGGCATTCTGTTCGATTTTGGGGTCTCTTCCCCTCAGCTAGACGATGCCGAGCGCGGCTTTAGTTTCCTGCGTGACGGGCCGCTGGACATGCGCATGGATAACTCCCAGGGTGAGACCGCCGCCGAGTGGCTGGCCCGCGCCGAGATAGAAGATATGGCCTGGGTATTTAAGACCTATGGCGAGGAGAAGAACGCCCGCCATATTGCCCGTTGTATCGCCGCCGACCGAGACAAGACGCCTTTCTTGCGCACCAAGGAGCTGGCGGATCTGATCGCCAGGGTGAGCAAGAGCAAGGAGCGCAACAAACATCCGGCCACCCGCGTATTTCAGGCGATCCGTATCTATATCAACAGCGAGCTTGAGCAGATCGATCAGGCGCTGGAAGGGGCGGTTACCGTATTGGCGCCCCAGGGACGTCTGTCGGTGATCAGCTTCCATTCGCTGGAAGACCGTATGGTGAAGCGTTTTATTCGCCGCCATAGCCAAGGTGAGTCTGTGCCCCACGGGTTACCGCTGACCGAGGCCGAAATAAATAAAACACGATTACTCAAGGCCGTGGGTAAGGCGATTAAGCCGTCGGCCGAGGAAATTGACCGCAATGCCAGGGCGCGTAGCTCAGTGTTGCGGGTTGCCGAGCGATTAGACTACTAA
- the ftsL gene encoding cell division protein FtsL encodes MSKSQLNLTRIVLLDLWHHKWVLLMAFIVIANAILVVYTSHSSRKYTSQWDQLLQERDRLDIEWRNLLLEEQSQSEHSRVTRIATKELEMKRPLPNEEVVVRVP; translated from the coding sequence GTGAGTAAGTCACAACTTAACCTGACTCGTATCGTATTACTCGATCTTTGGCACCACAAGTGGGTGCTTTTGATGGCTTTTATTGTGATTGCGAATGCCATTTTGGTGGTTTACACCAGCCATTCCAGTCGCAAGTACACCAGCCAGTGGGATCAGTTGCTGCAGGAGCGTGACCGCTTGGATATCGAATGGCGCAACCTGTTGCTGGAAGAGCAGTCGCAGTCGGAACATAGCAGGGTGACACGGATTGCCACGAAAGAGCTGGAGATGAAGCGGCCGTTACCCAACGAAGAAGTGGTGGTGAGAGTACCATGA